A DNA window from Propionispora vibrioides contains the following coding sequences:
- a CDS encoding HD family phosphohydrolase, whose amino-acid sequence MLSLNNSKLRDFFLQPTSTYAKPIIRRMVLGLAFFFVFTVVLSADFVSDKVSFQIGQVSDRDILAPRTVSYVDTVKTKHLEEEVLSSIANVYDLDVSIMAKADESVAAIFLIARSTLADASLKTDEGKMGKISANMPVSLPQTAVAGLVQLNEADLVKAEEQVKLLLHKYFQRGIRDDDIDLARKHIVIETEELGLNKHMEAAVAGITQQLLKPNFILNIRETDKRKQSALNSIEPVRETVKQGQILVRKGDVVTADQIQAMEELGLYKGQVGEIRVFGLTVFVLLVMLLVMGYLYKFSRGVYENDLQLTLLGLIILLTLLLGKTAHYYSDFVAPVAAGALLASILIDARVGLLTGVTAAMLFGVIVDQDLRAVSVALIGSMVGVYSVSKVTHGYSLTKTGVWIAAVNFIVILATGFIKQVNPSQVLFQGLQGVVSGIVSAVITIGLLPYLEHAFNITTSIKLLDLTRPNHPLLQRLLLDAPGTYHHSVLVGNLAETAADSIGADPVVVRVGAYFHDIGKIKRPYFFVENQVGIDNPHEKIAPSLSTLIVTSHIKDGIDLCRDYKIPQMITDIVQQHHGTTLVSYFYNRATETDHSECIVEADFRYEGPRPQTKEAALIMLADCCEAAVRSIAKPNLNRIEAMVRKIIRERLHDGQLDECSLTLKDLNIIGDVFIRVLSSMFHTRIEYPDTLKELEKRKYKNGSNNKQSPAKDESNGPTGEHRDGCAAKSS is encoded by the coding sequence ATGCTGTCACTTAATAATAGCAAGTTACGGGATTTTTTTCTTCAACCAACGAGTACATATGCAAAACCCATCATTCGTCGTATGGTACTTGGATTGGCGTTTTTTTTCGTATTTACCGTCGTTTTATCTGCCGATTTTGTTTCCGATAAAGTTTCTTTCCAAATTGGACAAGTTAGTGACCGCGATATTCTTGCTCCCCGTACCGTTTCTTATGTGGATACGGTAAAAACCAAGCATTTGGAAGAAGAGGTACTTTCCAGTATTGCCAACGTGTATGATCTGGACGTTTCGATCATGGCCAAGGCGGATGAGAGTGTAGCGGCCATCTTCCTGATAGCCCGTTCGACACTGGCTGATGCCTCGTTAAAAACGGATGAAGGGAAGATGGGGAAGATTTCCGCCAATATGCCGGTCAGCCTGCCACAAACGGCGGTGGCCGGGTTGGTTCAACTTAATGAGGCGGATTTGGTAAAAGCGGAGGAACAGGTCAAATTGTTGCTGCACAAATATTTTCAGCGTGGAATCCGCGATGATGATATTGACCTTGCCAGAAAGCATATTGTAATCGAAACAGAGGAATTGGGGCTTAACAAGCATATGGAGGCGGCCGTTGCCGGCATCACGCAGCAACTGTTAAAGCCTAATTTTATTTTGAACATACGGGAAACCGACAAGCGTAAACAGTCGGCGTTAAATAGTATTGAACCAGTGCGGGAGACGGTAAAGCAAGGACAAATTCTAGTCAGAAAGGGCGATGTGGTTACGGCCGACCAGATCCAGGCGATGGAAGAGCTTGGCTTATACAAAGGACAGGTTGGTGAGATCAGGGTTTTCGGTCTGACTGTGTTTGTGCTGCTGGTCATGCTGCTGGTCATGGGGTATTTGTATAAATTTTCGCGCGGGGTATATGAAAATGATTTGCAGTTGACCTTACTGGGGCTGATCATTCTGTTAACCTTGCTGTTAGGTAAGACGGCCCATTATTACTCTGATTTCGTAGCTCCTGTGGCGGCAGGTGCTCTCTTGGCGTCTATTCTTATTGATGCCAGGGTCGGGTTGCTCACCGGGGTGACGGCAGCCATGCTGTTTGGTGTGATTGTAGACCAGGATTTGCGTGCCGTATCGGTTGCTCTAATTGGCAGCATGGTTGGCGTATATAGCGTGTCTAAGGTGACTCACGGCTATAGTTTGACTAAAACGGGTGTTTGGATTGCGGCGGTTAATTTCATTGTCATTCTGGCTACCGGTTTTATCAAACAGGTTAATCCCTCGCAGGTCTTGTTTCAAGGCTTGCAGGGAGTAGTCAGCGGGATTGTATCGGCCGTCATTACTATTGGGTTATTGCCTTACCTGGAGCATGCCTTTAATATCACTACCAGCATCAAGCTGCTGGACCTGACCAGGCCTAACCATCCGCTGTTGCAACGGTTGCTGCTGGATGCTCCCGGGACCTATCACCACAGTGTTTTAGTCGGTAATCTGGCGGAAACGGCTGCTGACAGTATTGGTGCCGATCCGGTGGTCGTCAGGGTTGGTGCTTATTTCCACGATATCGGCAAAATCAAACGTCCTTACTTTTTTGTTGAAAATCAAGTGGGAATTGATAATCCCCATGAAAAAATTGCCCCCTCTTTAAGCACTTTAATTGTAACCTCCCATATTAAAGACGGAATTGATTTATGCCGGGACTATAAAATACCGCAAATGATCACTGATATTGTCCAGCAGCACCACGGGACAACGTTGGTATCATACTTTTATAACAGGGCTACCGAAACGGATCATAGTGAATGCATCGTGGAAGCTGACTTTCGTTATGAGGGGCCGCGACCGCAGACGAAGGAGGCGGCGCTTATCATGCTGGCTGATTGCTGCGAAGCCGCGGTTCGTTCCATAGCCAAACCCAACTTGAACCGGATTGAGGCTATGGTTAGAAAGATCATCAGGGAAAGGCTGCACGACGGACAATTGGACGAGTGCAGTTTGACCTTAAAGGATTTGAATATCATCGGTGATGTGTTTATCCGGGTCTTATCCAGTATGTTTCACACCCGAATCGAATATCCGGATACGCTAAAAGAATTAGAGAAGAGGAAGTATAAGAATGGAAGTAACAATAAGCAATCTCCAGCAAAAGATGAAAGTAACGGACCAACTGGAGAGCATCGTGACGGCTGTGCTGCAAAAAGCAGCTGA
- a CDS encoding PhoH family protein: MQSVHETGVTEKRFQFTDITEALAILGRHDENLRIINSYFPDKITARGDEVVIRGDEQETGLIFNLFEELRYLCRLGNTLSAHDIKYTIRMLKDKKLESLHRMFGDTIMTTARGRQIRPKTIGQHTYIEAIRSNYITFGIGPAGTGKTYLAVALAVFSLKHKEVERIILTRPAIEAGEKLGFLPGDLQEKIDPYLRPLYDALQDILGYETFQKYMAKNIIEVAPLAYMRGRTLNDSFIILDEAQNTTPQQMKMFLTRMGFGSKIVVTGDITQIDLPHNSVSGLKQAQEIFRNVDGITLVNLTEGDVVRHEIVSRIVKAYDRYEMGEGKT, encoded by the coding sequence TTGCAGTCAGTACATGAAACAGGAGTAACGGAAAAACGTTTTCAATTTACGGATATTACGGAGGCGCTTGCCATATTAGGACGGCATGATGAAAATCTTCGTATTATCAATTCCTACTTTCCGGATAAAATTACTGCCCGTGGTGACGAAGTGGTCATCCGGGGCGATGAACAGGAAACCGGGCTTATTTTCAATTTGTTCGAAGAACTAAGGTATCTTTGCCGTTTAGGCAATACCCTGTCCGCTCATGATATAAAATATACCATCCGTATGCTGAAGGATAAAAAGCTGGAATCTTTGCACAGGATGTTTGGCGACACGATTATGACTACGGCGAGGGGACGGCAAATCAGGCCGAAAACCATCGGACAGCATACTTATATCGAGGCGATAAGAAGCAATTATATAACATTTGGAATAGGACCTGCCGGAACCGGGAAAACTTATCTTGCTGTTGCTCTGGCAGTATTTTCCTTAAAACATAAAGAGGTGGAAAGAATTATTTTGACCCGTCCCGCCATTGAGGCCGGTGAGAAACTTGGCTTTTTGCCGGGAGACTTGCAAGAAAAGATCGACCCTTATTTAAGGCCTTTGTATGATGCCTTGCAGGATATTTTAGGTTACGAAACCTTTCAAAAATACATGGCGAAAAATATCATTGAGGTGGCACCGCTGGCGTATATGCGCGGCCGTACGCTAAATGATTCTTTTATTATATTGGATGAGGCGCAAAATACGACGCCGCAGCAAATGAAAATGTTTTTAACCAGAATGGGCTTTGGCTCTAAGATTGTTGTAACAGGCGATATCACGCAGATTGATTTGCCGCATAACTCGGTTTCCGGTCTTAAGCAGGCGCAAGAAATATTCCGCAATGTTGACGGAATTACGTTGGTGAACCTGACGGAAGGTGATGTTGTCCGTCATGAGATAGTAAGCCGGATTGTGAAAGCGTATGACAGGTATGAGATGGGAGAGGGCAAAACCTGA
- the yqfD gene encoding sporulation protein YqfD: protein MTLSFLKYLNGHVIIRINGPMPEKFINLCITEGILLWNIKSDESSMYAYLQLADFLRIRRLVRKTRNHIKVVGCHGFPFVAKKIKRRKMIALGALLFFITLNFLTVHIWFVDVKGVKTIPLERITDIARQQGLSPGNIKDKERLQEIENRLMLEVPEIAWVGINYTGTRAVIEIVEKTMPQQEDKSPADIVAAKDAVITEIIVLNGQPKVKKDDTVKPGDVLIRGIVPPPENKEEGIVSSEELDHTIQLTKAKGIVKGRVWYESYGEADMAKDLYTRTGQKDIGVYLKIGDTQFTVREPHPEKYSSFEEQTIYKKLPGWRNSDFVVESTIKVYHELQVSHREYTFEEARDRAKSKALSAIQTVIPESAQILSRDIAVINIPDTAIVRVKVSVEAIEDIGQDVNIAQ from the coding sequence ATGACACTTAGTTTCTTAAAATACCTTAATGGTCATGTCATCATTCGCATTAATGGACCGATGCCGGAGAAGTTCATAAATTTGTGTATAACCGAAGGTATTCTTTTATGGAATATCAAAAGCGATGAGTCCAGCATGTATGCCTATTTGCAGCTGGCCGACTTTTTACGTATTCGCAGGCTGGTAAGGAAAACCCGTAATCACATTAAGGTGGTTGGCTGCCACGGGTTTCCTTTTGTCGCAAAAAAAATAAAGCGGCGCAAAATGATTGCTCTGGGAGCGCTGCTTTTTTTTATTACCCTGAACTTTTTGACGGTCCATATCTGGTTTGTCGATGTTAAGGGAGTCAAAACAATACCGTTAGAACGGATCACGGACATTGCTCGCCAGCAGGGACTAAGCCCCGGCAACATAAAGGATAAAGAGCGGTTGCAGGAGATTGAAAACCGGCTTATGCTGGAGGTTCCTGAAATTGCCTGGGTCGGGATTAACTATACCGGTACACGGGCTGTGATTGAAATCGTAGAAAAAACTATGCCGCAGCAGGAAGATAAATCACCGGCTGATATTGTTGCGGCAAAAGATGCAGTGATTACTGAAATTATTGTCTTAAACGGACAACCTAAGGTGAAAAAGGATGATACGGTAAAACCGGGCGATGTACTTATCCGGGGCATTGTGCCGCCGCCGGAAAACAAAGAAGAAGGTATAGTAAGTTCGGAGGAGTTGGATCATACTATACAATTGACGAAAGCGAAAGGCATTGTTAAAGGGCGAGTCTGGTATGAAAGTTACGGTGAGGCAGATATGGCGAAGGACCTATATACCCGCACCGGGCAAAAGGATATCGGCGTTTACCTGAAAATCGGCGATACCCAGTTTACTGTACGGGAGCCGCACCCGGAGAAATATTCGTCCTTTGAAGAACAGACGATCTATAAAAAGCTGCCTGGATGGAGGAATAGCGACTTTGTTGTCGAATCTACCATAAAGGTGTATCATGAACTGCAGGTTTCCCACAGAGAATATACCTTTGAAGAAGCCCGTGACCGTGCCAAGAGCAAAGCGCTGTCGGCTATACAGACGGTTATTCCCGAGTCGGCGCAGATTTTATCCCGTGATATTGCTGTAATCAATATACCGGATACGGCAATTGTACGAGTTAAGGTAAGCGTGGAAGCCATTGAGGATATCGGGCAGGACGTAAATATTGCACAATAA
- the yqfC gene encoding sporulation protein YqfC, with translation MRNKRGHLQKLAGLLDIPQDIVMDLPRITMLGNKQLLVENHRGIIQYTPSLVRIKLNQGELVVTGADMVLGNLQVEQILLEGIVEVIRYDT, from the coding sequence TTGCGCAATAAGCGGGGACATTTACAAAAGCTAGCCGGTCTGCTGGATATTCCGCAAGATATCGTCATGGATCTGCCCCGTATTACCATGTTGGGTAATAAACAACTTTTGGTTGAAAACCACCGGGGAATTATACAATATACCCCTTCGTTAGTGAGAATAAAATTGAATCAGGGAGAACTGGTAGTAACAGGAGCGGATATGGTACTGGGAAACTTGCAGGTTGAACAAATCTTGCTGGAAGGTATCGTGGAGGTCATTCGGTATGACACTTAG
- a CDS encoding ATP-binding protein, giving the protein MAQYKGRLTYAKGTYVEFVVAPNQDVDFGDILVVEGQNQDRFYIRAYDFKVKSRWSGLNGVGYLMSKLDENGQVANQEELDFYLGGNHTVKIAMAEQLCYVDQQGQLLNPKTCPNFFCEVHSLSGEDSALLDEMKGDLEIGLLKSGRSVMDLPVGIYGNKAITEHIGIFGTTGSGKSNLVKVLASSVMQSDHYGLLIFDVHNEYYKDLALHPLVKDRLAIYNTNPVNETATKFKIAYEEIEPDDILACGSFTEAQLDALYKMHAIWQENWMKYILNYDTADIVEELSGSTGQKFNSRTINKIKSLCWNLEKELNIAEQQERTLPQILQELELGKVVLVELKNISPVGEQALSTFLSKKLLQHYSGKDEQAKMSAKPVLVVLEEAHRFLGKKEVANNNVFARLVSEARKFNLGMCVVDQQPRLLADKVLSQLNTLFILGLASKADRGKLEAMCRKDILQQRNEIKNLDCGEMILATNYMRFAAPVKIHKFENFMERFQLPAVNPLTGVLPLS; this is encoded by the coding sequence ATGGCACAATACAAGGGAAGGCTCACTTATGCCAAAGGTACCTATGTGGAGTTTGTCGTGGCTCCTAACCAAGATGTGGATTTTGGGGACATACTGGTCGTGGAGGGACAAAACCAGGACCGTTTTTACATTAGAGCTTATGATTTTAAAGTCAAGTCACGTTGGTCGGGGTTAAACGGAGTCGGTTACTTGATGAGTAAACTGGATGAGAACGGCCAGGTTGCCAATCAGGAAGAATTGGATTTTTATTTAGGCGGCAATCATACGGTAAAAATAGCTATGGCGGAGCAGTTGTGTTATGTGGATCAGCAGGGGCAACTATTAAATCCGAAAACCTGCCCCAATTTTTTTTGTGAAGTACATTCGCTAAGCGGTGAGGATAGCGCCTTGCTTGATGAAATGAAGGGTGATTTGGAAATCGGTTTACTGAAATCCGGACGAAGTGTGATGGACCTGCCTGTCGGGATTTATGGCAACAAAGCTATTACCGAGCATATCGGCATTTTCGGGACCACCGGTTCCGGCAAGAGCAATCTGGTAAAGGTTTTAGCCAGCTCGGTCATGCAAAGCGATCATTACGGACTGTTGATCTTTGATGTCCATAATGAATATTATAAAGACCTGGCTCTCCATCCGCTGGTTAAGGACAGACTGGCGATTTACAATACTAACCCGGTAAATGAAACGGCAACAAAATTCAAAATTGCCTATGAAGAGATAGAACCTGATGACATATTGGCCTGCGGCAGTTTCACTGAGGCGCAGTTGGATGCACTCTACAAGATGCATGCCATCTGGCAGGAAAATTGGATGAAATATATTCTCAACTATGATACGGCCGATATTGTGGAAGAATTGTCAGGCAGCACCGGACAAAAATTTAATTCCCGGACAATCAACAAAATAAAAAGCCTTTGCTGGAATTTGGAAAAGGAACTGAATATTGCTGAACAGCAGGAACGGACCTTGCCACAGATATTGCAAGAACTGGAGTTGGGGAAGGTCGTGCTGGTGGAGCTTAAAAATATTTCTCCCGTTGGTGAGCAAGCGTTATCAACCTTTCTTTCCAAGAAACTGCTGCAACATTATTCCGGTAAGGATGAGCAGGCCAAAATGAGCGCAAAACCGGTTTTAGTTGTTTTAGAAGAAGCTCATCGCTTTCTGGGGAAAAAGGAAGTGGCAAACAATAATGTATTTGCCAGATTAGTAAGCGAAGCCAGAAAGTTTAATCTGGGGATGTGCGTAGTTGATCAGCAGCCGAGACTATTGGCGGATAAGGTATTATCCCAGTTAAATACCTTGTTTATCTTAGGCTTGGCCTCCAAAGCCGACCGGGGCAAGCTGGAGGCCATGTGCCGGAAAGATATCCTGCAGCAACGAAATGAAATTAAGAACCTGGATTGCGGTGAAATGATCCTGGCAACCAATTACATGCGGTTCGCTGCTCCGGTAAAAATTCATAAATTTGAAAACTTTATGGAGCGGTTTCAATTGCCCGCGGTTAATCCGTTAACTGGAGTGTTGCCACTTTCTTAA
- the floA gene encoding flotillin-like protein FloA (flotillin-like protein involved in membrane lipid rafts): MTSLIGPLFFLALIIMGIGIFLHFVPLGLWISALAAGVRVGIFTLIGMRLRRVPPSQIVLPLIKANKAGLDIQVNQLEAHYLAGGDVDKVVDALIAAHRAQIPLPFERSAAIDLAGRNVLEAVQMSVNPKVIETPIVSAVAKNGIELKVKARVTVRANIDRLVGGAGEATIIARVGEGIVTTVGSSVDHKDVLENPDHISRTVLSKGLDAGTAFEILSIDIADVDVGRNIGAELMTDQAEAEKRIAQAKAEERRAMAVAKEQEMRAYTQQMQAKVVEAQAEVPHALAAALQEGRMGVMDYYNMNNIIADTQMRETIGKVEPLQTPVKGNEPRKE; this comes from the coding sequence ATGACATCTTTAATCGGTCCTTTGTTTTTTCTGGCGCTAATCATTATGGGGATTGGCATATTCTTGCATTTTGTGCCGCTGGGTTTATGGATATCGGCTTTGGCGGCCGGCGTACGGGTCGGGATATTTACCTTAATCGGCATGCGGCTGCGCCGGGTGCCGCCGTCTCAGATCGTTTTGCCGCTAATCAAGGCGAATAAGGCTGGTTTGGACATCCAGGTAAATCAACTGGAGGCTCACTATCTGGCCGGTGGTGATGTGGATAAAGTCGTCGATGCTCTGATTGCCGCTCACCGGGCGCAGATTCCCCTGCCGTTTGAAAGATCGGCAGCCATTGACCTGGCTGGACGCAATGTGCTGGAAGCCGTCCAAATGAGTGTTAATCCCAAAGTCATTGAGACGCCTATTGTGTCGGCGGTAGCAAAAAACGGCATTGAGTTGAAGGTAAAGGCAAGGGTTACCGTGAGAGCGAATATTGACAGACTGGTCGGCGGTGCCGGCGAAGCTACGATTATTGCCCGGGTTGGCGAGGGGATTGTTACAACCGTCGGCTCTTCGGTAGATCACAAGGACGTTTTAGAAAATCCCGATCATATCTCAAGGACGGTTTTATCCAAAGGACTGGATGCCGGTACGGCGTTTGAAATATTATCCATCGATATTGCCGATGTGGATGTTGGCCGGAATATCGGAGCCGAGCTAATGACCGATCAGGCAGAGGCGGAAAAAAGGATTGCCCAGGCCAAAGCCGAAGAACGACGGGCTATGGCAGTTGCCAAAGAACAGGAAATGCGTGCCTATACGCAACAAATGCAGGCTAAGGTCGTGGAAGCCCAGGCTGAAGTTCCTCATGCTTTGGCAGCGGCTCTTCAGGAGGGACGGATGGGCGTCATGGATTATTATAATATGAACAACATCATTGCCGATACGCAGATGCGTGAGACGATTGGCAAGGTCGAACCGCTGCAGACTCCGGTAAAAGGCAATGAGCCTAGGAAAGAGTAG
- a CDS encoding NfeD family protein — translation MMRTVWLILFMLCLAIFVPVSAQEEQPSVVVVVMQGEINETQVALLHRAYTEARAKNAAAVILELDTFGGLVDSAVKMRDMIDSMPVRTICFVKNRAWSAGALISLAHQHIVMAQGSSIGAAEPIPATEKNISALKAEFAATAGKHGRNPRIAEAMVDKTMGYPGYAGQGQILSLTDSQAVAVGYAELIAADRTAVLAHYGLQNSPLREYTANWQDYAAGWLSMAAVKFVLLTVMFLAILVEFKTAGTGAAGLLAVAAASLLFTGQWLLGYAGWLEALLLLMGLLLLGAEFFVAGTGIFAAAGTLSLFTGVYLLAGAGNTAVYSILISMLLAIGLFLLIVRRLPSSRLWMKLVLREAETGQAGFVSGNDHSAYQGKTGKTLTALRPAGRIEIDGTVLDVVSEGEFIQPGLEVTVIDTTGNRMVVRLTKH, via the coding sequence ATGATGCGAACAGTATGGTTGATCTTGTTTATGCTTTGTCTGGCGATATTTGTTCCAGTGAGTGCTCAGGAGGAACAGCCTTCCGTCGTCGTTGTTGTCATGCAGGGAGAGATTAATGAAACCCAGGTAGCACTTTTACATAGAGCTTATACGGAAGCCCGCGCTAAGAATGCGGCAGCGGTTATTTTGGAATTGGATACTTTCGGCGGTTTGGTTGACTCGGCGGTTAAAATGCGGGATATGATTGACAGCATGCCGGTACGCACCATTTGTTTTGTAAAAAATCGCGCCTGGTCGGCCGGCGCGCTGATTAGCCTGGCCCATCAACATATTGTGATGGCCCAAGGCAGCAGTATCGGTGCTGCCGAGCCGATTCCCGCCACAGAAAAAAATATTTCGGCACTAAAGGCCGAATTTGCCGCCACAGCGGGAAAACATGGACGTAATCCGCGGATTGCTGAAGCTATGGTGGATAAAACTATGGGGTATCCGGGGTATGCCGGACAAGGGCAAATTCTTTCGCTGACCGATTCTCAGGCAGTGGCAGTGGGCTATGCTGAACTGATCGCCGCTGACCGTACGGCAGTACTGGCCCACTATGGCCTGCAGAACAGTCCCTTACGGGAGTATACCGCCAATTGGCAGGATTATGCCGCCGGATGGTTGTCAATGGCTGCCGTGAAGTTTGTTTTGCTGACGGTTATGTTTTTGGCCATTCTCGTTGAGTTCAAGACAGCCGGTACCGGTGCGGCCGGTCTGCTTGCCGTGGCGGCGGCTTCTCTTTTGTTCACCGGTCAATGGCTGCTGGGCTATGCCGGCTGGCTGGAGGCTTTATTGCTGCTTATGGGTCTGCTGCTGCTGGGCGCGGAGTTTTTTGTAGCCGGTACCGGTATTTTTGCAGCTGCCGGTACGCTCAGCCTGTTTACTGGCGTGTATTTGCTTGCTGGCGCCGGTAATACGGCTGTTTATAGCATTCTTATCAGTATGCTGCTGGCTATAGGTTTGTTCCTGCTCATCGTCAGGAGGCTGCCGTCCAGCCGGCTGTGGATGAAGCTGGTGCTGCGGGAAGCGGAAACCGGGCAGGCCGGCTTTGTAAGCGGCAATGACCATTCGGCATATCAGGGGAAAACCGGAAAGACCCTGACCGCTTTACGCCCGGCCGGGAGAATTGAAATTGACGGAACTGTGCTGGATGTAGTCTCGGAGGGAGAGTTTATTCAGCCGGGACTGGAAGTGACGGTCATCGATACCACGGGCAACCGTATGGTGGTCCGTTTAACCAAACATTAA
- a CDS encoding GatB/YqeY domain-containing protein: MYLKDRLAEDMKQAMKDREAGKTRLSVIRMVRANIKNVEIDQKKELSESEVLDVLSKEVKMRRDAIEEFQKGNRQDLVDNLEQEVAVLMQYLPQQLNEAEVRAVVTETIAETNAASPKDMGKVMSALMPKIKGRADGKLVNSIVRELLNQ, from the coding sequence ATGTATCTTAAGGATAGGTTAGCAGAAGATATGAAGCAGGCCATGAAAGACCGGGAAGCGGGCAAGACGCGCCTTTCGGTAATTCGTATGGTGCGTGCTAATATAAAAAATGTTGAGATTGATCAAAAGAAAGAGCTTTCCGAAAGTGAAGTTCTGGATGTTTTATCGAAAGAAGTAAAAATGCGCCGGGACGCAATTGAAGAGTTCCAGAAAGGCAACCGACAAGATTTAGTTGATAACCTGGAACAGGAAGTTGCCGTGTTGATGCAATATCTTCCTCAACAATTAAATGAAGCTGAAGTTCGTGCAGTGGTAACTGAAACGATTGCTGAAACGAATGCTGCTAGTCCGAAGGATATGGGGAAAGTTATGTCTGCGCTCATGCCTAAGATTAAGGGGCGCGCGGATGGAAAGTTAGTAAATTCTATAGTACGAGAGCTGTTAAATCAGTAA
- the rpsU gene encoding 30S ribosomal protein S21 → MSEVKVGKNETIDSALRRFKRTCQKAGTLAEVRKREHYEKPSVKRKKKSEAARKRKFKA, encoded by the coding sequence ATGTCAGAAGTCAAGGTAGGAAAAAATGAAACAATTGATAGTGCACTCCGCAGATTTAAGCGTACTTGTCAAAAGGCGGGAACTCTTGCCGAAGTTAGAAAACGCGAGCATTATGAAAAACCTAGCGTAAAACGCAAGAAAAAATCCGAAGCGGCACGGAAACGTAAATTTAAAGCTTAA
- a CDS encoding histidine triad nucleotide-binding protein, protein MQTECIFCKIAAKQIPVEPIYEDEQVIAFKDINPAAPVHVLLIPKKHLEHLLAAGPEDIGLLGHLTATAGLLANQLGLAEDGFRIVVNTKEHGGQTVHHLHYHILGGRLMKWPPG, encoded by the coding sequence ATGCAGACAGAATGCATTTTTTGTAAAATAGCGGCAAAACAAATTCCCGTCGAACCTATTTATGAGGATGAGCAGGTAATTGCCTTTAAGGATATCAATCCGGCTGCTCCGGTTCATGTTTTGCTCATACCGAAGAAGCATCTGGAACACCTCCTGGCGGCAGGTCCGGAAGATATAGGTTTATTGGGGCATCTTACTGCTACCGCCGGACTTTTGGCCAACCAGCTTGGCTTAGCCGAAGATGGGTTCCGCATTGTTGTCAATACCAAGGAACATGGCGGACAAACGGTCCATCATTTACATTACCATATTCTTGGCGGCAGGCTTATGAAATGGCCCCCAGGTTAA